A genomic window from Candidatus Bathyarchaeota archaeon includes:
- a CDS encoding aconitate hydratase, translating to MGKSVTQKILEKHIVEGKFEAGTEIAIKIDQTLTQDATGTMAYLQFEAMEKPRVETALSVSYIDHNTIQIGFENADDHRYLQSIAAKYGIYLSRVGNGICHQVHLERFGKPSKTLLGSDSHTPTGGGIGMIAIGAGGLDVAAAMAGEPFYLTCPKVTKINLKGKLHPWVSAKDVILKVLEIFSTKGNVGTVFEYGGEGVENLSVPERATITNMGAECGVTTSVFPADEVTLQFLKAQDRKQDWVELKADPDATYDKVVDIDLSELVPLAAYPHSPGNIKTVKELSGKPVNQVCIGSCTNSSYKDLMTVSKILKGKKVHSSVSFVISPGSKQVLENLARDGALADLLAAGARITEPVCGFCIGNSQSPQTDAVSIRTSNRNFFGRSGTKSADIYLTSPETAAAAVITGCFTDPRELGMDYPKVAMPEKFYIDDNMIIAPSKCPEMVEIYRGPNIVELPDNKPLADDVLGVVTIKVGNKITTDHIIPAGARMKYRSNVPKYSEFVFEIMDENFPQRAAQIRDSGKNNIIVGGLSYGQGSSREHAALCPMFLGVKAVIAKSFERIHSANLINFGIVPLTFQTETDYDQIDQGNEIKIENIREAISQNKPLTVKNLTKNQEIQVNYQLSQRQRNIIIAGGMLAYIKNK from the coding sequence ATGGGAAAAAGTGTAACTCAAAAGATACTGGAAAAACACATTGTAGAAGGCAAATTTGAAGCAGGAACAGAAATTGCCATCAAAATTGACCAAACTTTAACCCAGGATGCTACAGGAACTATGGCATATTTGCAGTTTGAAGCCATGGAAAAGCCCAGAGTAGAAACTGCACTTTCTGTGAGTTACATCGACCATAACACCATACAAATTGGGTTTGAAAACGCTGACGACCACCGTTACTTGCAGTCCATTGCTGCAAAATATGGAATTTATTTATCCCGAGTAGGAAACGGAATCTGTCACCAAGTTCATCTGGAACGTTTTGGTAAACCCTCAAAAACTTTACTGGGTTCCGACAGCCACACCCCTACAGGAGGCGGAATCGGAATGATCGCCATCGGAGCCGGAGGCTTAGATGTTGCTGCAGCCATGGCAGGGGAGCCGTTTTATCTTACATGCCCAAAGGTTACAAAAATCAATCTGAAAGGCAAACTGCACCCTTGGGTTTCAGCAAAAGATGTTATCCTGAAGGTTTTAGAAATTTTTAGCACCAAAGGGAACGTTGGCACCGTCTTTGAGTACGGTGGCGAAGGAGTTGAAAACTTGTCTGTTCCCGAACGGGCAACCATAACTAACATGGGAGCCGAATGTGGAGTAACCACATCGGTGTTTCCGGCTGACGAGGTTACGTTACAGTTTTTGAAAGCCCAAGATCGAAAACAAGACTGGGTTGAACTCAAAGCAGATCCTGATGCAACTTACGATAAAGTTGTGGATATTGATTTGAGTGAACTAGTTCCTTTGGCAGCATATCCACATAGTCCGGGCAACATCAAGACAGTTAAAGAACTCAGTGGTAAACCAGTAAATCAGGTATGTATTGGCAGCTGCACAAATTCTTCATACAAGGATTTGATGACGGTTTCCAAGATACTGAAAGGAAAAAAGGTTCATTCTTCAGTTAGTTTTGTGATTTCTCCAGGCTCAAAACAGGTTCTAGAAAACCTTGCCCGGGACGGGGCTTTAGCAGATTTGTTGGCAGCAGGTGCACGGATTACTGAGCCAGTTTGTGGTTTTTGTATCGGAAACAGTCAATCTCCTCAAACGGATGCAGTGTCGATTCGAACGTCTAATCGTAACTTTTTTGGTCGTTCAGGAACCAAATCTGCTGATATTTATTTGACCAGCCCTGAAACAGCTGCAGCAGCAGTGATTACGGGATGTTTTACTGATCCAAGAGAGTTGGGTATGGATTATCCGAAGGTTGCTATGCCGGAAAAATTCTACATTGATGATAACATGATTATTGCACCTTCGAAATGTCCTGAGATGGTTGAGATTTATCGGGGTCCAAACATTGTGGAACTGCCTGACAACAAGCCATTAGCTGATGATGTTTTAGGAGTTGTTACCATAAAGGTTGGGAACAAAATCACTACTGACCATATTATTCCTGCAGGAGCCAGAATGAAGTATCGTTCTAATGTTCCAAAATATTCCGAGTTTGTCTTCGAAATAATGGACGAAAACTTTCCCCAACGAGCTGCCCAAATCAGGGACTCAGGAAAAAACAACATCATAGTAGGTGGATTAAGTTACGGTCAAGGCAGTTCCCGGGAGCATGCAGCGCTTTGTCCCATGTTTTTAGGGGTAAAAGCTGTAATTGCAAAATCTTTTGAGAGAATCCATTCTGCTAATTTGATTAATTTTGGGATTGTTCCATTGACTTTCCAAACAGAAACAGATTACGACCAAATTGACCAAGGCAACGAAATCAAAATCGAAAACATACGAGAAGCCATCAGCCAAAACAAGCCATTAACGGTAAAGAATCTGACAAAAAACCAAGAGATCCAAGTAAATTACCAGCTTTCTCAAAGACAACGCAACATTATCATAGCAGGCGGAATGCTCGCTTACATCAAAAACAAATAG
- a CDS encoding HD domain-containing protein codes for MKSYSNGYMFNLYLVDKSGEIVINYWGGKAEDAVQQIFDSVPEDSIIYVSGKVGEFRGKKIDVNEGLGIIRLAESNEYDLVDFIVSTNQNIEKMWTDLTETINEFDNLYLKKLFDDLFDDEHFVNDFKKSPAAIQIHHSCVGGLLEHTWEVMNYCKAISDMHPSLDKCLLLTGAILHDIGKIKSYEVSTCIKHSKPGVLLGHIPIATEMICDKISKQTDFPALLKDKIIHMILSHHGKLEYGAVVEPKLPEAAALHYADLMSARITQYIRAKKDSSNESFQSGWNKYVGSVFLE; via the coding sequence ATGAAATCGTATTCTAACGGTTACATGTTCAATTTGTATCTTGTCGACAAAAGTGGCGAAATTGTAATCAACTATTGGGGTGGAAAAGCAGAAGATGCAGTTCAACAAATATTTGATTCTGTCCCTGAAGATTCGATAATTTATGTATCCGGAAAAGTTGGAGAATTTAGAGGAAAAAAAATTGACGTTAACGAAGGTTTAGGCATCATACGCCTTGCGGAATCTAACGAATATGATTTGGTTGACTTTATTGTTTCAACCAATCAAAATATTGAAAAAATGTGGACAGACCTAACCGAAACAATAAACGAGTTTGACAATCTGTACTTAAAAAAACTTTTTGACGATCTCTTTGATGATGAACATTTTGTAAACGATTTTAAAAAATCCCCTGCTGCAATTCAAATTCACCACTCCTGCGTCGGAGGCTTGCTAGAACACACCTGGGAAGTAATGAACTACTGCAAAGCGATCAGTGATATGCATCCGTCCCTTGACAAATGCTTGCTGTTAACCGGAGCAATCCTGCATGATATTGGAAAAATAAAATCCTACGAAGTTTCAACCTGCATCAAACACTCAAAACCCGGCGTTCTACTTGGACACATTCCTATTGCAACCGAGATGATATGCGACAAAATTTCTAAACAAACAGATTTTCCTGCACTTTTAAAAGATAAAATCATTCATATGATTTTGAGCCATCATGGTAAACTAGAATATGGGGCAGTTGTAGAACCAAAATTACCTGAAGCAGCCGCTCTCCATTACGCTGACTTGATGAGTGCAAGAATTACTCAATACATTCGTGCAAAAAAGGACTCATCTAATGAAAGCTTTCAATCCGGTTGGAACAAATATGTCGGGTCTGTGTTCTTAGAGTAG
- a CDS encoding zinc-ribbon domain-containing protein: MPYCPKCGSEVKEENSFCPKCGAALKATGSTPPRSPEYRRNEKAEKNEKQEKNEKSGNEKYEKQQFGVFGPFMGGVILILVGLMFYLSVSGIIEFRSIFPFVLIIIGALIIIGVLTGAMRAKQRNPKP; this comes from the coding sequence ATGCCATATTGTCCTAAGTGTGGCTCAGAAGTTAAAGAAGAGAATTCTTTTTGTCCCAAATGCGGTGCTGCTTTAAAGGCTACAGGGTCTACTCCGCCTAGATCGCCAGAATATCGTAGAAACGAGAAGGCAGAAAAAAACGAAAAACAAGAAAAAAATGAAAAAAGCGGAAACGAAAAATATGAAAAACAACAGTTCGGCGTTTTCGGCCCTTTCATGGGGGGAGTTATCCTAATATTAGTTGGGTTAATGTTTTATCTTTCAGTGTCAGGCATCATTGAGTTTCGGTCAATTTTTCCTTTTGTTCTGATCATAATCGGGGCATTAATCATAATCGGTGTGCTAACAGGTGCAATGAGAGCAAAACAACGAAACCCCAAACCCTAA
- a CDS encoding GH3 auxin-responsive promoter family protein, whose translation MSGVDILNYIVSPWHDALKNPEHAQNQILKKLLKGYAKTDYGKKHSAAQIQDGNEFSAKFPTINYSGLGPYFEEVKNGNYSAILPEPPLCWVMTRGSTGKSKVIPVTKSHIEQIFSCGARAITNYALRKNSMEVLDGKILNMNFPSTVTTLDSKGRKITYGYSSGTYAKLNPMLNQVSLLPRQEEIDALGSGITRPDWEKRFELVYQRALNQQVVAAIGVTPVILSFAQYVKRKHAKNPKDLWNFKVLVCTSVRKIQFKYGPILRKLFGDVPIVEMYSATEGAFMQQLDDLPYVSPNYDAYYFEVQTSKGTKMLHELKRGEWGRLIISSCLFPRYDIGDLVEAMGKNYFRVIGRAKPMVLLEHMLYRLFFGWLT comes from the coding sequence ATGAGTGGCGTAGACATTCTAAATTATATCGTTAGTCCATGGCACGACGCCTTGAAGAATCCTGAACATGCACAAAACCAGATCCTTAAAAAACTTCTTAAAGGCTACGCCAAAACAGATTACGGAAAAAAACATTCTGCAGCTCAAATCCAAGATGGCAATGAATTTAGTGCCAAGTTTCCAACCATCAATTATTCGGGGCTTGGACCGTATTTTGAAGAAGTAAAAAACGGAAACTACTCCGCGATACTGCCTGAACCGCCCCTGTGTTGGGTAATGACCAGGGGCTCTACAGGTAAGTCTAAGGTTATTCCAGTTACCAAATCGCATATTGAACAAATTTTTTCTTGTGGTGCCCGAGCCATAACTAACTATGCCCTGAGAAAAAACAGCATGGAAGTTTTAGATGGAAAGATATTGAACATGAATTTTCCGTCTACGGTAACTACCCTTGATTCCAAGGGACGAAAAATCACGTACGGTTACAGTTCGGGAACCTACGCGAAACTGAATCCCATGCTGAATCAGGTTAGCCTTTTGCCCCGACAAGAAGAAATTGACGCTTTGGGTTCAGGAATCACCCGCCCAGACTGGGAAAAAAGGTTTGAACTTGTCTATCAGCGTGCCTTAAATCAACAGGTAGTAGCAGCCATTGGAGTTACGCCAGTAATTTTGTCGTTTGCACAATATGTTAAACGAAAACATGCAAAAAATCCCAAAGATTTGTGGAACTTCAAGGTCCTAGTGTGCACCAGCGTGAGAAAAATTCAGTTCAAGTATGGCCCAATTCTCAGAAAACTATTCGGCGATGTTCCTATTGTTGAAATGTACAGCGCCACCGAGGGCGCTTTTATGCAACAGTTGGATGATTTGCCGTATGTTTCTCCTAACTATGATGCTTACTATTTTGAAGTCCAAACAAGCAAGGGAACCAAGATGCTTCATGAACTAAAACGGGGTGAATGGGGTCGATTGATTATTTCTTCGTGTTTGTTTCCCCGTTATGACATTGGTGACTTGGTTGAAGCCATGGGGAAAAACTATTTTCGGGTAATTGGGCGAGCAAAACCCATGGTTTTACTGGAGCACATGTTGTATCGGCTGTTTTTTGGTTGGCTCACCTAA